One Ignavibacterium album JCM 16511 genomic region harbors:
- a CDS encoding two-component system sensor histidine kinase NtrB, whose product MARKYKLSLYMKFQIKLPPKAIISISAIIALVMIISSYVELNQSKNEIYQLLYEHSVTLLQSIIISSENTLNSGFEIEDIITERLLDNARLIRKLDSLNALNKDELIKIATGNNLYRVNVFDKKGNRILSNRIPEPGDIHGEENINRFSELEPILKGQTEELIIGLKKAEFSDGERYAVAVARANNKGAIVVNMDAKDFLEFRKRIGIGVILQGISNHHGIEYIILQDTLGVLAATAKIDTVESISESGFLHSVIESDSVFSRVIKINGSELYEVSKRFMLNNELVGIYRVGLSLEDVRKVESRMIRRLIIISLILAAISIIVLSIIFTNQNLKSISDEYQRFKTFASSVLENMSEAVIVFNKQGIISFINSSAEKLFNISAEDYLNKELYDLNNSVSETFLKKISLNENKSFEFDISINNEIKTLFCSLSELTEEKSDSNYIAVIRDITEVKILEEEARRNEKLSAMGELASGVAHEIRNPINAIGMIAQRLNKEFTPNENEQEYKKITGLLRSEVNRINKIITQFLNYAKPLELKISQIRCSDFFEEIYQLFIPQANQKNIKFIKQGDDNLMVRFDADLIKQSLMNIIQNAFDAVNEKGEVLLKYYQSGNHFIIEISDNGFGIPPELQKKIFDLYFTTKKDGNGLGLSIAQKIINQHNGTITISSKINQGTTFKISLPI is encoded by the coding sequence TTGGCAAGAAAATATAAATTAAGTTTGTATATGAAGTTTCAGATAAAACTGCCGCCGAAAGCAATCATCTCTATTTCTGCAATCATTGCACTTGTAATGATTATCTCCTCATATGTTGAACTTAATCAAAGCAAGAACGAGATTTATCAACTTCTTTATGAACATTCTGTTACGCTTTTACAATCAATAATTATCAGCAGCGAGAACACTCTTAATTCCGGGTTTGAAATAGAAGATATTATCACGGAAAGGTTATTAGACAATGCAAGACTTATACGAAAACTCGATAGTCTAAACGCTCTTAATAAAGATGAACTTATAAAAATAGCAACGGGAAATAATCTTTACCGGGTGAATGTATTTGATAAAAAAGGTAATCGCATTTTATCGAACAGAATCCCGGAACCAGGAGATATTCATGGCGAAGAAAATATAAACAGATTTTCCGAACTCGAACCAATTCTGAAAGGTCAGACAGAAGAATTAATAATAGGATTAAAGAAAGCTGAATTCAGTGATGGCGAACGCTATGCAGTTGCTGTTGCACGAGCTAATAACAAAGGCGCAATAGTAGTAAATATGGATGCAAAAGATTTTCTTGAATTCAGGAAAAGAATAGGTATCGGAGTAATATTACAAGGTATTTCAAATCATCACGGAATTGAATACATAATACTTCAAGATACTCTCGGAGTTTTAGCGGCAACGGCAAAGATTGATACTGTGGAATCAATTTCTGAATCAGGATTTTTACATAGTGTCATTGAATCTGATTCTGTTTTTAGTAGAGTAATAAAAATAAACGGTTCCGAGTTGTATGAAGTATCAAAAAGATTTATGCTCAACAATGAACTGGTTGGAATTTATCGGGTTGGTTTGTCACTCGAAGATGTAAGAAAAGTAGAAAGCAGAATGATAAGAAGATTAATAATTATATCGTTGATACTCGCTGCAATATCAATAATCGTTTTAAGTATAATTTTCACAAATCAGAATCTGAAAAGCATTTCGGATGAATATCAAAGATTTAAAACATTCGCTTCATCTGTTCTTGAAAATATGAGCGAAGCAGTTATTGTTTTCAACAAACAAGGAATAATCTCATTCATCAACTCATCAGCTGAAAAACTTTTTAACATTAGTGCAGAAGATTACCTGAATAAAGAATTATACGATTTGAATAATTCTGTTTCAGAAACTTTTCTAAAGAAGATTTCATTAAATGAGAACAAGAGTTTCGAATTTGATATTTCAATCAATAATGAAATAAAAACTCTTTTCTGCAGTCTTTCTGAATTAACAGAAGAAAAAAGTGATTCAAATTATATTGCTGTTATTCGGGATATAACCGAAGTTAAGATTCTTGAAGAAGAAGCAAGAAGAAACGAAAAACTTTCTGCTATGGGTGAATTAGCTTCCGGAGTTGCACACGAAATCAGAAATCCGATTAATGCAATTGGAATGATTGCTCAACGACTTAATAAAGAATTTACACCGAATGAAAATGAACAAGAGTATAAAAAAATTACAGGGCTTTTGAGAAGTGAAGTTAACAGAATAAATAAAATCATCACTCAGTTCCTTAATTATGCTAAACCACTTGAATTAAAAATTTCACAAATAAGGTGTTCCGATTTCTTTGAGGAGATTTATCAACTATTCATTCCGCAAGCGAATCAAAAAAATATTAAGTTCATCAAACAAGGCGATGATAATCTGATGGTAAGATTTGATGCTGATCTGATTAAACAATCTTTGATGAACATAATTCAAAATGCATTTGATGCAGTGAATGAAAAAGGCGAAGTTCTTTTAAAATATTATCAGTCAGGAAATCACTTTATAATTGAAATATCTGATAATGGATTTGGAATTCCGCCAGAACTTCAGAAAAAGATTTTTGATTTGTACTTTACTACCAAAAAGGATGGTAATGGACTTGGATTAAGTATTGCACAAAAAATTATTAATCAGCACAACGGAACAATTACAATCAGCAGTAAAATAAATCAGGGAACAACATTTAAAATTAGTTTGCCAATATGA
- a CDS encoding 4Fe-4S dicluster domain-containing protein, giving the protein MIKGTVKIDAKICKGCELCIVACPQNALGLSPNFNEKGYRYVELIYDACTGCVNCALVCPEAAITVYRQAKPSKKTQVKSE; this is encoded by the coding sequence ATGATTAAAGGAACGGTTAAAATAGATGCAAAGATTTGCAAAGGATGCGAGCTTTGCATTGTCGCCTGTCCGCAAAATGCACTCGGGCTATCACCAAATTTTAATGAAAAAGGTTATAGATATGTGGAACTGATTTACGATGCTTGTACAGGATGTGTCAACTGTGCTTTAGTTTGTCCCGAAGCTGCGATAACAGTTTACAGACAAGCCAAACCCTCAAAGAAAACTCAGGTTAAATCAGAGTAA
- a CDS encoding fatty acid desaturase, which yields MTTSKKDFQYSNQPEPHKIRTRAILNAHPEVRNFIGRNPYSFLIIMFVIALQLFIAYLLKDQSWWIALIVAFFVGAFANHACYVLIHEAAHNLIFKSRVLNHIAGILADIPNVVPSAISFRSYHLKHHSYQGDYYLDADLASKWEAKFIGNSLIGKAFWEMMFPVFQALRTPRLKDIPFMNFWTIINWIVVFGIDALVIIFFGWTSFLYLLFSFFFSIGFHPLGARWIQEHYLIAPPQETYSYYGPANIVALNVGYHNEHHDFPSIPWNNLPKVKATAPEFYDNLVYHKSWTTLWIKFLTDSNLSLFSRMVREGKEVREETQ from the coding sequence ATGACCACCTCAAAAAAAGATTTCCAATATTCAAATCAACCAGAGCCACATAAAATAAGAACGAGAGCAATTTTAAACGCTCATCCCGAAGTAAGAAATTTTATAGGAAGAAATCCCTACAGTTTTCTGATAATTATGTTTGTGATTGCTTTACAACTTTTCATTGCTTACTTGTTAAAAGATCAATCGTGGTGGATTGCACTTATTGTTGCGTTTTTTGTCGGTGCATTTGCTAATCATGCATGTTATGTCCTGATTCACGAAGCTGCTCACAATCTTATTTTCAAAAGCAGAGTATTAAATCACATTGCAGGAATACTTGCAGATATACCGAATGTTGTTCCCAGCGCAATTTCATTCAGAAGTTATCATCTTAAACATCATTCATATCAGGGTGATTATTATCTTGACGCCGACCTTGCGAGCAAATGGGAAGCAAAGTTTATTGGTAACTCACTTATCGGTAAAGCTTTCTGGGAAATGATGTTTCCAGTCTTCCAGGCACTTCGCACACCACGATTAAAAGATATTCCTTTTATGAATTTCTGGACAATCATTAACTGGATTGTTGTTTTTGGTATTGACGCTTTGGTAATAATCTTTTTCGGCTGGACATCTTTTCTTTATCTCTTATTTTCTTTTTTCTTTTCGATTGGCTTTCATCCTCTTGGTGCGAGATGGATTCAGGAACATTATCTTATTGCTCCGCCGCAGGAGACTTATAGCTATTATGGTCCGGCTAACATTGTTGCACTCAATGTTGGCTATCATAATGAACATCATGATTTTCCTTCAATTCCATGGAATAACCTTCCTAAAGTAAAAGCAACTGCTCCGGAGTTTTATGATAATCTTGTTTATCATAAATCCTGGACAACACTTTGGATAAAGTTTTTAACCGACTCAAATCTTTCACTCTTTTCGAGAATGGTTAGAGAAGGAAAAGAAGTAAGGGAAGAAACACAATGA
- a CDS encoding thiamine pyrophosphate-dependent enzyme, with protein MNEKLLLEDGTELEQVFCRPDTLTDVPYHYCPGCGHSVVHNVLMEVVDELDIQDKTIGVAPVGCSVFAYHYMNIDMQEAAHGRASAVATGIKRVLPDKLVFSYQGDGDLAAIGTAETIHTVNRGENILIVFINNGIYGMTGGQMAPTTLPGMVTSTSPYGRDVHMAGYPLKITDLIAQLPGAYYVTRQSVHNPNAVRKLKKAVTKAFEYQMQNKGTCFIEVVSNCPSGWKMTPVETIKYLEEVMFPYYPLGDLKVPKE; from the coding sequence ATGAATGAAAAATTATTATTAGAAGACGGGACAGAGCTTGAACAGGTGTTTTGCAGACCGGATACATTAACTGATGTTCCATATCACTACTGTCCGGGTTGCGGCCACAGCGTTGTTCATAATGTTTTAATGGAGGTAGTAGATGAACTTGACATTCAGGATAAAACAATTGGTGTTGCACCTGTTGGTTGTTCGGTTTTTGCATATCATTATATGAACATTGATATGCAGGAAGCTGCTCACGGTAGAGCAAGTGCTGTTGCAACTGGAATAAAAAGAGTTCTTCCCGATAAACTTGTGTTTTCATATCAGGGTGATGGTGATCTTGCAGCAATTGGCACTGCTGAAACAATTCACACTGTGAATCGTGGGGAAAATATTCTTATTGTTTTTATCAACAATGGAATTTACGGAATGACCGGTGGACAAATGGCTCCGACGACTTTGCCCGGAATGGTTACCTCAACCTCACCATACGGAAGAGATGTTCACATGGCAGGATATCCATTAAAGATTACTGATTTGATTGCTCAGTTGCCCGGTGCTTATTATGTCACAAGACAATCCGTTCATAATCCAAATGCCGTAAGGAAATTAAAGAAAGCTGTTACAAAAGCTTTTGAGTATCAGATGCAGAACAAAGGAACTTGCTTTATCGAGGTTGTTTCAAATTGTCCATCGGGATGGAAAATGACACCTGTAGAAACAATTAAATATCTTGAAGAAGTAATGTTCCCATACTACCCGCTTGGTGATCTTAAAGTTCCAAAAGAATAA
- a CDS encoding 2-oxoacid:acceptor oxidoreductase family protein, whose amino-acid sequence MIKEQEIIIAGFGGQGVLSMGRLIAYAGMIEGKEVSWMPSYGPEMRGGTANCIVIVSDSRISSPIITKFDTAILLNQPSVDKFEKAVKPGGLLIYEQSTVIHPPTRSDIEIIPIPAIEEADKLNAKQVANMIMAGAFLEKKPILKIETLIEALKKALPPRRHNLIPLNEQALNRGRELVKQAELA is encoded by the coding sequence ATGATTAAAGAACAAGAAATAATTATTGCCGGATTTGGTGGACAAGGTGTTCTTTCGATGGGAAGATTAATCGCTTATGCCGGTATGATTGAAGGTAAAGAAGTAAGTTGGATGCCCTCATACGGACCTGAAATGCGTGGTGGTACTGCCAATTGTATTGTAATAGTTTCCGATTCGAGAATCAGTTCACCAATCATAACTAAGTTTGATACGGCAATACTACTTAATCAACCTTCTGTTGATAAGTTTGAAAAGGCTGTTAAGCCCGGAGGTTTATTGATTTACGAGCAATCAACAGTAATTCATCCGCCAACAAGAAGCGATATTGAAATTATTCCAATTCCTGCTATTGAAGAAGCAGATAAACTTAATGCTAAACAAGTTGCCAATATGATTATGGCAGGTGCGTTTCTTGAAAAGAAACCAATACTAAAAATTGAAACCTTAATCGAAGCATTAAAGAAAGCTCTTCCACCCAGAAGGCACAATCTTATTCCATTGAATGAACAAGCATTAAATCGTGGAAGAGAACTTGTTAAACAAGCTGAACTTGCTTAA
- a CDS encoding 3-methyl-2-oxobutanoate dehydrogenase subunit VorB, whose translation MEKELRKEEPRLMKGNEALAEAAIRANIDAYFGYPITPQSEVIEYLMREVPNRKDKKTVVLQAESEVASINMVYGAAGAGARVMTSSSSPGISLMQEGISYIASAQLPCLIVNVVRGGPGLGTIQPSQGDYFQATKGGGHGDYHLIVLAPASVQEMADFVFDAFRLAEKYRNPAMILADGALGQMMEKVVLPPDGGLPKTPAPWATTGKTKDRNHNIITSLFIQPEEMEKVNLQLQKKYEDMQSEVRWEEFQTEDAEVLLVAFGLSARICQKVVDLAREKGIKVGLLRPITLYPFPYKRIAELSEKVEFILDVEMNAGQMVEDVRLAVEGKVPVYFKGRMGGMISTPEEILREVESILEKQNVLHD comes from the coding sequence ATGGAAAAAGAATTGAGAAAAGAAGAACCTCGCTTAATGAAAGGTAACGAAGCGCTTGCTGAAGCAGCGATTCGTGCAAACATAGATGCTTATTTTGGTTATCCGATTACTCCGCAGTCGGAAGTAATTGAATATCTGATGCGTGAAGTTCCAAACAGAAAAGATAAAAAAACAGTTGTACTTCAGGCCGAAAGCGAAGTTGCTTCAATCAATATGGTTTATGGTGCAGCTGGTGCAGGTGCAAGAGTTATGACTTCTTCTTCTTCACCTGGAATCAGCTTGATGCAGGAAGGTATATCTTACATTGCCTCAGCACAACTTCCGTGTTTAATTGTAAATGTTGTTCGTGGTGGTCCTGGATTGGGAACAATTCAACCATCGCAAGGTGATTATTTTCAGGCCACAAAGGGAGGTGGTCATGGAGATTATCACCTAATTGTATTAGCTCCGGCATCTGTTCAGGAGATGGCGGACTTTGTATTCGATGCATTTCGTCTGGCTGAGAAATATCGCAATCCTGCAATGATTCTTGCAGACGGTGCTCTCGGCCAGATGATGGAAAAAGTTGTTCTTCCGCCCGATGGTGGATTACCAAAAACTCCAGCTCCCTGGGCAACTACAGGCAAGACTAAAGACAGAAATCATAATATCATTACCTCGCTTTTCATTCAACCGGAAGAAATGGAAAAGGTTAATCTTCAGCTCCAGAAAAAATATGAAGATATGCAAAGTGAAGTCAGATGGGAAGAGTTTCAAACTGAAGATGCCGAAGTACTGCTGGTTGCATTTGGGCTTTCTGCAAGAATTTGTCAGAAGGTTGTTGACCTTGCCAGAGAAAAAGGAATTAAAGTTGGATTGCTAAGACCAATTACACTTTATCCATTTCCTTATAAACGAATTGCTGAACTTTCTGAAAAAGTGGAATTTATCCTTGATGTTGAAATGAATGCAGGACAAATGGTTGAAGATGTTCGCCTTGCTGTTGAAGGAAAAGTTCCGGTTTATTTCAAAGGAAGAATGGGTGGAATGATTTCAACTCCTGAAGAAATACTTCGCGAAGTTGAATCTATTCTTGAAAAACAAAATGTGCTTCACGATTAG
- a CDS encoding DUF2202 domain-containing protein, which translates to MKTVKNSLAILIFVSFLFFFGCNTESNITSPDTSTAISKANFTAGLQPELVVFDLSPEERDGLIHMRLEEKLARDVYTTLGNTWNYKVFLNIKVSEQAHMEAVKRLLVKYGVEDPITNDEVGVFSDPQFQALYDQFITQGSISAYEAFMVGKTIEELDIADLDNQLNNIVDNPDIIRVYQNLKTASESHLAAFNKCLSGIPQIRVAN; encoded by the coding sequence ATGAAAACTGTTAAAAATTCCCTGGCAATTTTGATTTTTGTTTCTTTCCTGTTCTTCTTCGGCTGCAATACCGAAAGCAATATTACTTCCCCGGATACATCAACAGCAATCTCAAAAGCAAACTTCACCGCAGGACTTCAACCGGAATTGGTAGTTTTTGATCTATCACCTGAAGAGAGAGATGGATTAATTCACATGCGTCTTGAAGAGAAACTTGCAAGAGATGTTTATACAACTTTGGGAAATACCTGGAACTACAAGGTATTTTTGAACATTAAAGTATCAGAACAAGCACATATGGAAGCAGTAAAAAGATTGCTTGTTAAATATGGTGTTGAGGATCCAATTACAAATGATGAAGTTGGAGTATTCTCCGATCCACAATTTCAGGCACTCTATGATCAATTTATCACTCAGGGAAGCATTAGTGCCTATGAAGCTTTTATGGTTGGTAAGACAATCGAAGAACTTGATATAGCAGACCTTGATAATCAGTTAAATAATATTGTTGATAATCCGGATATAATTCGTGTTTATCAGAATCTGAAGACAGCCTCAGAAAGTCATTTGGCAGCTTTTAATAAATGTTTATCGGGAATTCCACAAATCAGAGTTGCTAACTAG
- a CDS encoding multiheme c-type cytochrome, which yields MRKSTLLIFLLSFSVINIYSQKAGNELLGAFKYDDFKTPEYCGASCHADFYQQWKQAMMSQAFTHHWDEIEYFELAVPHAEKDPVVAEVKAGCNGCHSPLAFAAGDIPPKRPEFKTRANEGVSCDVCHSISGFKGDVPYNFNYILNPGNTKYGTRGTGESPEHQIKKNDFLATAEFCGTCHNEKSPYGVWVKSTHLEWKEGPYSKQGVQCQTCHMPPAEGYSAAMGHKYPDAKQHLFHGAHDPGKVQGTIELRIHPDLNEAEPGETVKFTVALFNAKTGHKFPSGSVEDRIVWMHVEAVDAAGKVYHLKVDKKGFPGEEFTIASDDLAYQDMSIAKNDPNFKGVRRDGDVPVGDRIFRMAYFDPQGRMTIQQWNTKSLGTDYRIGPRETKLETLTFNLPNNVAPGKMKVTATLYYQRLVPSVARFLKVPEEEYETIKVNEHTTYVTVLP from the coding sequence ATGAGAAAAAGTACTCTACTAATTTTTTTGCTTTCCTTTTCTGTGATAAATATTTATTCACAGAAAGCTGGTAATGAATTGCTCGGTGCCTTTAAATATGATGACTTTAAGACACCGGAATATTGTGGCGCATCTTGCCATGCTGATTTTTATCAGCAGTGGAAACAAGCAATGATGTCGCAAGCATTCACTCATCATTGGGATGAAATTGAATACTTTGAACTCGCTGTTCCGCATGCTGAAAAAGATCCTGTTGTTGCTGAAGTGAAAGCAGGTTGCAATGGTTGTCATTCACCATTAGCTTTTGCTGCAGGAGATATTCCACCTAAAAGACCTGAATTTAAGACACGCGCTAATGAAGGTGTTTCCTGCGATGTTTGTCATTCAATTTCAGGATTTAAAGGTGATGTTCCGTACAACTTCAATTACATTTTAAACCCTGGCAATACTAAATATGGTACAAGAGGAACCGGTGAATCACCTGAACATCAGATTAAGAAGAATGATTTTCTTGCAACTGCCGAATTTTGCGGCACCTGCCACAATGAAAAAAGTCCTTATGGTGTTTGGGTGAAATCAACACATCTTGAATGGAAAGAAGGACCTTATTCAAAACAGGGTGTTCAATGTCAGACTTGTCATATGCCACCAGCAGAAGGTTATTCGGCAGCAATGGGACATAAATATCCTGATGCAAAGCAACATCTCTTTCATGGTGCACACGACCCGGGCAAAGTTCAGGGCACAATTGAACTTAGAATTCATCCTGATTTAAATGAAGCTGAACCGGGAGAAACTGTAAAATTCACGGTTGCTTTGTTCAATGCAAAGACCGGACATAAATTTCCATCTGGTTCTGTTGAAGACAGAATTGTTTGGATGCATGTTGAAGCAGTTGATGCTGCAGGAAAAGTTTATCATCTTAAAGTAGATAAAAAAGGTTTTCCTGGTGAAGAATTCACCATTGCCTCTGATGATCTTGCTTATCAGGATATGAGTATCGCAAAGAATGATCCGAACTTCAAGGGTGTAAGACGAGATGGTGATGTTCCGGTTGGAGATAGAATTTTCAGAATGGCTTACTTTGATCCGCAGGGAAGAATGACCATTCAGCAATGGAACACAAAGTCGTTGGGAACTGATTACAGAATTGGTCCACGTGAGACAAAGCTTGAAACATTAACATTCAACTTGCCGAATAATGTTGCGCCCGGAAAAATGAAAGTAACAGCAACACTTTATTATCAACGGCTTGTTCCTTCAGTTGCAAGATTTCTGAAAGTTCCGGAAGAAGAATATGAAACAATAAAAGTAAATGAACATACAACTTATGTTACTGTGCTTCCATAA
- a CDS encoding aldo/keto reductase, with amino-acid sequence MIYKIFGNTGLKVSALGLGAGEIGDYNIPDIQVDKLLNTALDLGINLIDTARGYYASEERIGKFISHRRNEFILSTKVGYGIEGYQDWTYEIVLAGIEEALGTMKTDYIDIVHLHSCDINILKRGEVIEAMQRAKDQGKIKFAAYSGENESLEYAIHSNKFDCIMTSVNICDQHSLNNLIPLAKEKHLGVIAKRAIANAPWRFAERPVGNYAEDYWIRWKEMNLPDQKNWLEIFLRFSAFADGVHSSIIGTTDINHLKSNIEIINKGPLETDLVNSIKSSYKPFWYGLT; translated from the coding sequence TTGATTTACAAAATATTCGGAAACACAGGTTTGAAAGTATCTGCGCTTGGACTTGGTGCCGGCGAGATCGGTGATTATAATATACCTGATATACAGGTAGATAAATTATTAAATACAGCACTTGATTTGGGAATAAATCTTATTGATACAGCTCGCGGTTATTACGCAAGCGAAGAAAGAATAGGTAAATTTATTTCACATCGAAGAAATGAATTTATCCTTTCAACTAAAGTTGGATATGGAATAGAAGGTTATCAGGATTGGACTTATGAAATTGTTCTTGCCGGAATTGAAGAAGCACTTGGCACGATGAAAACTGATTACATTGATATTGTTCATCTGCATTCGTGTGATATAAACATTCTGAAAAGAGGAGAAGTTATTGAAGCAATGCAAAGAGCTAAAGATCAGGGAAAGATAAAATTTGCAGCTTACTCGGGAGAGAATGAATCACTCGAATATGCAATTCATTCGAATAAGTTTGATTGCATAATGACTTCTGTAAATATTTGTGATCAACACTCACTGAACAATTTAATTCCACTTGCAAAAGAGAAACATCTTGGCGTAATAGCTAAAAGAGCAATTGCAAATGCACCATGGAGATTTGCAGAAAGACCCGTTGGTAATTATGCAGAAGATTATTGGATAAGATGGAAAGAAATGAATCTTCCTGATCAAAAAAACTGGCTTGAGATATTTTTAAGATTCAGTGCTTTTGCTGATGGAGTTCATTCATCTATTATTGGTACTACGGATATAAACCATCTTAAATCCAATATAGAAATTATCAACAAAGGACCACTTGAAACTGACTTGGTTAACAGCATTAAATCTTCGTATAAACCATTTTGGTACGGACTCACTTGA